The Bartonella krasnovii sequence TTGTCCATTTTCAAAAATTTTAAATCCAACTCCTGTACGCGATTTTTTTACAATCCTTAAAATCAATAGAATTGCAAAAAAGCATCCTCCTATCGATATTGTTTATAATTTAATGATTGTCCTGCTATTTTTCAGTTTCATTCCCCTTTTTGCTATTTTCACGAAGTTCCTTTGCAAGATTTCTATAATGCTCTTGAAAAAGTTCCATATCGGCTTGCATGACATTTTGACAATTCTTAGTTGCAAAAGCAGAGGGTCCCATTTTATCGCATTTCTTTCCCCATTCTTGCATCAACTTTTTATCTTTCTTAAATTCCTCAACACTGTAGTTTTTTTCACAACCAACAGCCACAAGCCCTGTGCAAAACAACAGTGCTGTTAGAATGATCTTGTTCATGGTTACCCCTCTTTTTATTTTATACTGACTTGTTTTATACTTTGAGAACGACATCATTGGTTTCACAAAATCCTTGTATTGTGCTCTTACGTATACTTTTCCTTTGATAAATACGAACACCTTCAACGCCAATATGTTGCATCATGAGAGTTGTTTTATTGGACTTGTATTTGTAATGTTATCTACGCAGTGGCTCTTTAGATTTGAGCGGTTTAAACTTAGCAGCAATTTAATATCTTAATATTTTCAAAAAGCTTTTTAATCACTTTTTTCAAGAATTTTTCTTCAAAAACCCCTTCATCATGAAAAGCAACACAAATATGGTATCAAAAATTCACCATACCTAGATCCATTGCAAATTTTCTGCAAACGAAACAACAACTCTTTTAATGATTTGATTGCGCTCTTGCTTATTTCTTAATCCACTTTCTTAATTTGTCGAGAAAGAAAAAACGTAAACTCCCCCCGACACTTTTCAAATGCTAACAGAAACTCTAAAAATTGATCTTATACATTCCTGATAGCCATAAAAAGTTCTTTACTTACCATCAAGTAACATTCAATACTCAGTCTATAAAATCACACATAATCTATAAAATTACACAAATGAAAGAAATAACTTCATATCATACTCTATGATTTCTTTTGGTTATGAGGAAAGCTTATAGCACGCTCATATCAGTTAATTTTATTGATTTTCATCCCCTCTGATAAACATGAATA is a genomic window containing:
- a CDS encoding EexN family lipoprotein; the encoded protein is MNKIILTALLFCTGLVAVGCEKNYSVEEFKKDKKLMQEWGKKCDKMGPSAFATKNCQNVMQADMELFQEHYRNLAKELRENSKKGNETEK